From a region of the Zingiber officinale cultivar Zhangliang chromosome 4B, Zo_v1.1, whole genome shotgun sequence genome:
- the LOC121977483 gene encoding rapid alkalinization factor-like: MAKSLPSSSSTDNKTHFLLLPPLLLLFLLHQTTAKSSAVAELPCGRNADANSNADADGGGCLVEHDLDLELSSEESRRLLWAATEKKYISYEALKGDVVPCSEPGVPYYNCHVFPRASPYTRGCQIISGCRGDSP; this comes from the coding sequence ATGGCGAAGTCCctgccatcttcttcttccaccgACAACAAAACCCACTTCCTCCTCCTGCCCCCGctgcttctcctcttcctcctgcaCCAGACCACTGCGAAATCTAGCGCAGTGGCCGAACTGCCCTGCGGTCGAAATGCAGATGCAAATTCAAATGCAGATGCAGATGGTGGGGGATGCTTGGTCGAGCATGATCTGGATCTGGAGCTGAGCTCGGAGGAGAGCAGGCGGCTGCTGTGGGCTGCCACGGAGAAGAAGTACATCAGCTATGAGGCTCTCAAGGGGGATGTGGTGCCCTGTTCCGAGCCCGGAGTTCCCTACTACAACTGCCACGTTTTCCCCAGGGCCAGTCCCTACACCCGGGGCTGCCAAATCATCAGCGGCTGCAGAGGCGACAGTCCCTAG